A single region of the Prochlorococcus marinus str. MIT 0917 genome encodes:
- a CDS encoding HEAT repeat domain-containing protein, producing the protein MNQVFAGGLALIIALILWSSKKQSKASAFFKSQKDSLSKAQLTPSALVIEKSLQNHKSKKLNNKKYKPFSQTNSLNSIETKKQLTKLISSNPNDRLLAIQIASQWDNMKALPFLRRGLKDSDSRVVIASATGISSYKGKPIDLHKKSQASRPPRNVSLMR; encoded by the coding sequence ATGAATCAAGTTTTTGCTGGTGGTTTAGCTCTAATTATTGCTTTAATCCTTTGGAGTTCAAAAAAACAATCCAAGGCATCAGCTTTTTTCAAATCTCAAAAAGATTCCTTGTCAAAGGCTCAGTTAACACCATCCGCATTGGTAATCGAAAAGAGTTTACAAAATCATAAATCAAAAAAACTTAATAATAAAAAATACAAGCCTTTTTCACAGACGAATTCACTTAATTCAATAGAGACAAAAAAACAATTAACTAAATTAATCTCTAGCAACCCCAATGATCGTCTATTAGCCATTCAAATTGCTAGTCAATGGGACAATATGAAAGCATTACCTTTTTTAAGAAGAGGATTGAAGGATTCTGATAGCAGAGTTGTTATTGCTTCTGCTACTGGCATTTCATCTTATAAAGGTAAACCTATTGATTTACATAAAAAATCTCAAGCTTCTCGTCCACCTCGAAATGTATCTCTAATGCGATAA
- a CDS encoding photosystem I reaction center protein subunit XI produces MTKSQETLMQKWAVKTVSDPTVGNLQTPVNSGWFTKMVINNLPVYREGLSPNFRGLETGAIFGYLLFGPFSMTGPLRNTDFALTAGLLGGVGAIQILTALFILYNAAGKEPNVQPPDATVANPPSDLFTRAGWSDFTNGFWLGGTGGVVFAWLLIGTLHLDTVLPLIKEYHLLGA; encoded by the coding sequence ATGACTAAATCTCAAGAAACACTTATGCAAAAGTGGGCTGTGAAAACGGTTTCAGATCCAACTGTTGGCAATCTTCAGACTCCAGTTAACAGTGGTTGGTTTACAAAGATGGTTATAAACAATCTTCCTGTTTATAGAGAGGGCTTATCGCCAAACTTCAGAGGTCTAGAAACAGGCGCGATTTTTGGTTATTTACTTTTTGGTCCTTTTTCTATGACAGGGCCTTTAAGAAATACTGATTTTGCCTTAACAGCAGGTTTGCTTGGCGGGGTGGGAGCTATTCAAATATTGACTGCTCTTTTTATTCTTTACAATGCTGCAGGTAAGGAGCCGAATGTACAACCTCCTGATGCAACAGTAGCTAATCCTCCTTCTGATTTATTTACTAGAGCAGGATGGAGTGATTTTACAAATGGTTTTTGGTTAGGAGGCACAGGAGGTGTAGTATTTGCTTGGTTGTTAATTGGTACTTTGCATCTAGATACTGTTCTACCTTTGATTAAGGAATATCATTTACTTGGAGCTTAA
- a CDS encoding C40 family peptidase has protein sequence MTLEVLLTKSSFVLGSLWKLRINIDGFKSENSDELVTQARIGRRFQLIDCFKSNFNNKEIIDRVKVRLLEDDYICWFRFSELIHQASKIESWETEFFTEEKIISRIPGILSWTKAAKKISNEYLWGGTIGPNFDCSGLVQSAFASSGIWIPRDAYQQEKFCKNIALDLEALGKELKPGDLLFFGSSKKCTHVGLHIENGFYIHSSGLTDGHNGIEIDGLFKPNLGKIASFYRSKFRSAGRVISCYQSEKL, from the coding sequence ATGACCTTAGAGGTTTTGCTCACTAAATCTTCATTTGTTTTGGGAAGTTTATGGAAACTGAGAATAAATATTGATGGATTTAAAAGTGAAAATAGTGATGAATTAGTTACGCAAGCAAGAATTGGTAGGAGGTTTCAATTGATTGATTGTTTCAAATCTAATTTTAACAATAAGGAAATTATCGATAGAGTCAAAGTGCGTCTTTTGGAAGATGACTATATTTGTTGGTTTAGATTTTCTGAATTAATTCATCAAGCTTCAAAAATAGAATCATGGGAAACTGAATTTTTTACTGAAGAGAAAATAATTTCTAGGATTCCTGGGATATTGTCTTGGACTAAGGCTGCTAAAAAAATTAGTAATGAATATTTGTGGGGTGGAACTATAGGTCCAAATTTTGATTGCTCTGGTTTGGTTCAATCTGCTTTTGCAAGTTCAGGAATTTGGATACCAAGAGATGCTTATCAGCAGGAAAAATTCTGTAAAAATATTGCATTGGATCTTGAAGCTTTAGGCAAAGAATTAAAACCTGGTGATTTACTTTTCTTTGGATCTTCTAAAAAATGTACTCACGTTGGATTACATATTGAGAATGGTTTTTATATTCATAGTTCTGGGCTAACTGATGGGCATAATGGAATAGAGATTGATGGTTTATTTAAACCGAACCTTGGAAAAATTGCTTCTTTTTACAGATCTAAATTTAGATCGGCTGGAAGAGTGATTTCTTGTTATCAGAGTGAAAAACTCTAA
- the psaA gene encoding photosystem I core protein PsaA: MTISPPEKEQKKEPVLDKPIETDAIPVDFSKLDKPGFWSKSLAKGPKTTTWIWNLHADAHDFDTHVGDLQETSRKVFSAHFGHLAVIFIWMSAAFFHGARFSNYSGWLSDPTHVKPGAQVVWPIVGQEMLNADLGGNYHGIQITSGIFQMWRGWGITNETELMALAIGALLMAAIMLHGGIYHYHKAAPKLDWFRNLESMLNHHIAGLVGLGSIAWAGHCIHIGAPTAALMDAIDAGKPLIIDGIPIASIADMPLPHELCNPAIASQIFPGLAGRTVENFFTTNWWAFSDFLTFKGGLNPVTGSLWMTDISHHHLAFGVLAVLGGHLYRTMFGIGHSLKEILDNHAGDPILFPAPNGHKGIYEFLANSWHAQLGLNLAMIGSLSIIISHHMYAMPPYPYLSIDYPTVLGLFTHHMWIGGLFIVGAAAHAGIAMIRDYDPAVHIDNVLDRILKARDALISHLNWACMFLGFHSFGLYIHNDVMRALGRPADMFSDTGIQLQPVFAQWIQNIHNSAAGSTTLAGANVNLQPGLVSEVFNGSVSQVGGKIGIAPIPLGTADFMIHHIHAFTIHVTLLILLKGVLFARSSRLIPDKANLGFRFPCDGPGRGGTCQVSSWDHVFLGLFWMYNGLSVVIFHFSWKMQSDVWGLTGGNFAQSSITINGWLRDFLWAQSSQVLTSYGQPISMYGLMFLGAHFVWAFSLMFLFSGRGYWQELFESIIWAHNKLKLAPTIQPRALSITQGRAVGAAHFLLGGIATTWAFFHARLIGLG; the protein is encoded by the coding sequence ATGACCATTAGCCCACCAGAAAAAGAACAAAAAAAAGAACCGGTTCTCGATAAACCTATCGAAACTGATGCAATCCCTGTAGATTTTTCCAAGCTTGATAAGCCTGGTTTTTGGTCAAAATCCCTTGCGAAAGGGCCAAAGACTACTACATGGATATGGAATCTTCATGCTGATGCGCATGATTTTGATACTCATGTTGGAGATCTCCAAGAAACCAGTAGAAAAGTATTTTCTGCTCATTTTGGACATCTAGCAGTCATCTTTATTTGGATGAGTGCAGCTTTTTTCCATGGAGCTCGCTTTTCTAATTATTCTGGATGGCTCTCTGATCCAACTCATGTCAAGCCAGGAGCACAAGTTGTTTGGCCAATAGTTGGTCAGGAGATGCTTAATGCGGATTTAGGCGGTAATTATCACGGTATTCAGATCACTTCTGGAATTTTTCAGATGTGGAGAGGCTGGGGAATTACCAATGAAACCGAGCTCATGGCTTTAGCTATTGGTGCACTACTAATGGCAGCCATAATGTTGCACGGTGGCATATATCACTATCACAAAGCTGCTCCCAAGCTTGATTGGTTTAGAAATCTCGAGTCTATGCTCAATCACCACATAGCTGGTCTAGTGGGATTGGGTTCGATTGCTTGGGCTGGACATTGCATTCACATTGGTGCACCTACAGCAGCACTCATGGATGCAATTGATGCAGGAAAGCCTCTAATTATTGATGGAATTCCAATTGCTTCGATTGCGGACATGCCTCTGCCCCACGAGCTTTGCAATCCTGCTATTGCTAGTCAAATATTCCCTGGCCTCGCTGGAAGAACAGTTGAAAATTTCTTTACGACTAATTGGTGGGCGTTTAGTGATTTCCTAACTTTCAAAGGTGGTCTAAATCCAGTTACTGGTAGCTTATGGATGACAGATATTTCTCATCATCATTTAGCTTTTGGAGTACTAGCTGTATTGGGCGGTCATCTATATAGAACAATGTTTGGCATTGGCCATAGCCTTAAAGAAATACTAGATAATCATGCTGGAGATCCAATTCTTTTCCCTGCTCCAAATGGCCATAAAGGGATTTATGAGTTTTTAGCTAATAGTTGGCATGCTCAGCTTGGCTTAAACCTTGCAATGATTGGCTCCTTGAGCATCATCATTTCCCATCACATGTATGCGATGCCTCCATATCCTTACTTGTCGATTGATTACCCAACTGTCTTAGGTCTATTTACACACCACATGTGGATAGGAGGATTATTCATTGTTGGTGCAGCAGCTCATGCTGGTATTGCAATGATTAGAGATTATGACCCAGCTGTTCATATTGATAACGTTCTAGACAGAATCTTGAAAGCAAGAGATGCATTAATTAGTCATCTGAATTGGGCTTGCATGTTCTTAGGTTTCCATAGTTTTGGTCTTTATATTCATAACGATGTAATGCGTGCGTTAGGAAGACCTGCAGATATGTTCAGTGATACAGGAATCCAACTTCAACCTGTTTTTGCTCAATGGATTCAAAATATTCATAATTCAGCAGCTGGTTCTACCACTCTTGCTGGTGCAAACGTAAACCTTCAACCTGGATTAGTTAGTGAAGTTTTCAATGGTTCCGTAAGTCAAGTTGGAGGAAAAATTGGAATCGCTCCTATACCTCTAGGAACTGCTGATTTCATGATTCACCATATTCATGCTTTTACGATCCACGTAACCCTTCTTATTCTTCTAAAAGGAGTTTTATTCGCAAGGAGCTCCAGACTTATTCCTGATAAAGCGAATCTTGGATTTAGATTCCCATGTGATGGACCAGGAAGAGGAGGTACATGCCAAGTTTCATCTTGGGATCATGTTTTCCTTGGATTGTTCTGGATGTATAACGGCTTATCAGTAGTTATCTTCCACTTCTCATGGAAAATGCAAAGTGATGTATGGGGTCTTACCGGAGGAAACTTTGCTCAAAGCTCCATAACTATTAACGGATGGCTTAGAGATTTCCTCTGGGCTCAGTCATCGCAGGTCCTTACAAGTTATGGCCAACCCATAAGTATGTACGGTTTAATGTTCTTGGGAGCACATTTCGTTTGGGCATTTAGTCTTATGTTCCTATTCAGTGGCCGTGGTTACTGGCAAGAATTATTTGAGTCAATTATTTGGGCTCATAATAAACTTAAGTTGGCTCCAACTATTCAACCAAGAGCTCTATCTATCACTCAAGGTCGTGCAGTAGGAGCAGCTCATTTCCTTCTAGGAGGAATTGCTACAACTTGGGCCTTCTTCCACGCTCGCTTAATCGGTCTCGGCTGA
- the lipA gene encoding lipoyl synthase yields MLKPDWLRVKAPQQERIGNVADLLVDLKLNTVCQEASCPNIGECFAGGTATFLIMGPACTRKCPYCDISFDNSKRLLDPSEPDRLGEAVYRMGLTHVVITSVNRDDLEDGGASQFLKCIKAVQSRSPFTSIEVLIPDLCGNWDALKVILDAAPNVLNHNIETVPRLYPRVRPQGIYERSLELLKRVREGWPRVYTKSGLMAGLGETDEEILSVLSDLHLNKVDIVTIGQYLSPGPKHLPVNRFVSPAQFDSYRFEGENNLGFLQVISSPLTRSSYHAGEVKKLMMSHPR; encoded by the coding sequence TTGCTTAAACCAGACTGGTTACGTGTTAAGGCACCACAGCAAGAGAGGATTGGCAATGTTGCTGATCTATTAGTTGATTTAAAACTCAATACAGTATGTCAGGAAGCAAGTTGCCCAAATATTGGAGAATGTTTTGCAGGAGGAACTGCTACTTTTTTAATAATGGGACCTGCATGCACTAGGAAATGCCCTTATTGCGATATTTCATTTGATAATTCGAAAAGGCTTTTAGACCCATCAGAACCTGATCGTCTAGGTGAAGCTGTTTACAGGATGGGCTTAACTCATGTCGTCATAACTTCCGTCAATCGTGATGACTTAGAAGATGGTGGCGCTAGTCAATTTTTGAAATGTATTAAGGCTGTTCAAAGCAGATCCCCCTTTACCTCCATTGAAGTTCTAATTCCAGATCTTTGCGGTAATTGGGATGCTTTGAAAGTTATTTTGGATGCCGCTCCAAATGTACTAAATCACAATATTGAGACTGTTCCAAGGCTATATCCAAGAGTCAGACCTCAAGGAATATATGAAAGGTCTTTGGAATTATTAAAAAGAGTTCGTGAAGGCTGGCCAAGAGTTTATACGAAATCTGGCTTAATGGCTGGATTAGGGGAAACAGATGAAGAGATTTTGAGTGTTCTTTCTGATCTGCATCTAAATAAAGTTGATATAGTAACTATTGGCCAATATTTATCTCCTGGACCAAAACATTTACCTGTTAATAGATTTGTATCTCCTGCTCAATTTGATAGTTACCGTTTTGAGGGAGAAAATAATTTAGGGTTTTTGCAGGTCATTAGTTCACCATTAACTAGAAGTAGTTATCACGCAGGAGAAGTTAAAAAATTAATGATGTCTCATCCAAGATGA
- the psaB gene encoding photosystem I core protein PsaB, protein MATKFPSFSQGLAQDPTTRRIWYGIATAHDFESHDGMTEEQLYQKLFSTHFGHLAIIGLWVAGNLFHIAWQGNFEQWVLDPTHTRPIAHAIWDPHFGQGLTDALTQAGATSPVNIAYSGLYHWWYTIGMRTNEQLFQGAIFINILVCWLLFAGWLHLQPKYRPSLAWFKNAESQLNHHLAVLFGFSSIAWTGHLIHVAIPESRGIHVGWDNWLTVMPHPEGLTPFFSGNWGAYAQNPDSLDAVFGTTQGAGTAIFTFLGGLHPQSESLWLTDIAHHHLAIGVVFIIAGHMYRTNFGIGHSLKEIVEAHNTSHPKDPHKGYFGIKHNGLFETVNNSLHFQLGLALASLGVACSLVAQHMGALPSYAFIARDYTTQSALYTHHQYIAMFLMVGAFSHGAIFFVRDYDPELNKDNVLARILSTKEALISHLSWVTMLLGFHTLGIYVHNDVVVAFGTPEKQILIEPVFAQFAQAASGKMMYGFNALLANASSSASIAANSMPGNHYWMDMINRPDALTNFLPIGPADFLVHHAIALGLHTTALILIKGALDARGTKLIPDKKDLGFAFPCDGPGRGGTCDSSSWDATYLAMFWALNTIAWITFYWHWKHLAIWMGNTAQFNESGTYLMGWFRDYLWLNSSQLINGYNPFGVNALSPWAWMFLFGHLIWATGFMFLISWRGYWQELIETLVWAHQRTPIANLVGWRDKPVALSIVQARLVGLTHFTVGNFVTFGAFVIASTSGKFG, encoded by the coding sequence ATGGCAACTAAATTTCCATCTTTTAGTCAGGGTCTTGCTCAAGACCCTACAACCAGAAGAATCTGGTACGGCATAGCTACCGCTCATGATTTCGAAAGTCATGACGGCATGACAGAGGAACAGTTATATCAAAAACTCTTCTCTACACATTTTGGTCACTTAGCCATCATTGGCCTTTGGGTGGCAGGAAATCTTTTTCACATTGCTTGGCAAGGAAACTTTGAGCAATGGGTTCTAGATCCAACTCATACTCGTCCAATTGCTCATGCAATTTGGGATCCTCATTTTGGACAAGGTCTTACTGATGCCCTGACCCAGGCAGGAGCAACTTCTCCAGTCAATATTGCTTACTCAGGCTTGTACCACTGGTGGTACACGATTGGCATGAGAACTAATGAGCAGCTTTTCCAAGGTGCAATATTTATCAACATTCTTGTCTGCTGGTTATTGTTTGCTGGATGGCTTCATCTTCAACCTAAATACAGACCATCATTAGCATGGTTTAAAAATGCAGAATCTCAATTAAATCATCACCTAGCTGTCCTTTTTGGATTCAGCAGTATTGCTTGGACTGGTCATTTAATTCACGTAGCCATCCCTGAATCAAGAGGAATTCATGTTGGCTGGGATAACTGGTTAACTGTTATGCCTCATCCAGAAGGTCTAACTCCATTTTTCTCAGGGAACTGGGGAGCTTATGCTCAAAACCCTGATTCACTTGATGCAGTTTTTGGAACTACTCAAGGAGCTGGTACAGCGATATTTACATTTCTAGGTGGACTTCACCCTCAAAGTGAATCACTTTGGCTAACAGATATTGCGCACCATCATTTGGCTATAGGAGTTGTATTTATAATTGCAGGTCATATGTATAGGACTAACTTTGGTATTGGTCATAGCCTTAAAGAAATTGTTGAAGCACATAATACAAGTCACCCAAAAGATCCACATAAGGGTTATTTCGGTATAAAGCACAATGGACTGTTCGAGACAGTTAACAATTCTCTCCATTTTCAGCTTGGACTTGCACTCGCTTCTTTAGGTGTAGCTTGTAGTTTGGTCGCCCAACATATGGGTGCACTTCCTTCATATGCATTTATCGCAAGGGATTACACAACTCAGTCAGCTCTATACACTCATCATCAATACATAGCAATGTTCTTGATGGTTGGTGCTTTCTCTCACGGAGCAATTTTCTTTGTAAGAGATTATGATCCGGAGCTGAATAAAGATAATGTATTAGCAAGAATCCTTAGTACAAAAGAAGCACTAATTAGCCACTTAAGTTGGGTAACAATGCTTCTAGGCTTCCATACTCTTGGAATTTATGTTCACAACGATGTAGTTGTAGCCTTTGGTACACCTGAAAAGCAGATTCTTATAGAACCAGTATTTGCACAGTTCGCACAGGCTGCTAGTGGAAAAATGATGTATGGATTTAATGCGTTGCTAGCAAATGCATCAAGTTCTGCATCTATAGCTGCTAATTCCATGCCAGGTAATCACTACTGGATGGACATGATCAATAGACCAGATGCACTAACCAATTTCTTACCTATTGGACCTGCAGATTTCTTAGTTCACCATGCGATTGCACTAGGACTACATACAACTGCTTTGATTCTTATAAAGGGTGCTCTTGATGCTAGAGGAACAAAACTAATTCCAGATAAAAAGGATTTAGGATTTGCTTTCCCATGTGATGGACCAGGTCGTGGTGGTACTTGTGATAGTTCTTCTTGGGACGCTACTTATTTAGCAATGTTCTGGGCCTTAAATACTATTGCTTGGATTACCTTCTATTGGCATTGGAAACATCTAGCAATTTGGATGGGTAATACCGCTCAATTCAATGAATCTGGTACCTATTTAATGGGTTGGTTTAGAGATTATCTATGGCTAAATAGTTCTCAGCTAATCAATGGATATAACCCATTTGGTGTAAATGCTTTATCTCCATGGGCTTGGATGTTCTTATTTGGTCATCTCATTTGGGCGACTGGATTTATGTTCCTCATCTCTTGGAGAGGATATTGGCAAGAACTTATCGAAACTCTTGTTTGGGCTCATCAAAGAACACCAATAGCTAATTTAGTTGGTTGGAGAGATAAGCCTGTTGCATTATCCATTGTCCAAGCACGATTAGTTGGTTTAACCCATTTCACAGTTGGAAACTTTGTAACCTTTGGTGCATTTGTTATCGCATCTACTTCAGGTAAGTTCGGATAA
- a CDS encoding glycosyltransferase family 2 protein, whose translation MNSNVALSIVVPIYNEEESLPFLINQLLEVLQPMEETFEIVLVNDGSSDNSAEVIRKLSFELPELVGVLLRKNYGQTAAMAAGFDISSGEIVVTLDGDLQNDPADIPLLVNKIRDGFDLVSGWRYRRQDAAISRKLPSKIANRLIGKVTGVRLNDYGCSLKAYKKEVLTDMRLYGELHRFLPVLANIEGARITEVKVNHRARQFGSSKYGIDRTFRVLMDLLTVWFMNRFLTRPMYVFGFGGILAIIGSFITSFYLLTIKLLGEDIGSRPLLIFALLLAVTGVQLFGFGLLGELQIRTYHESQNRPIYRIRDTFRGGREA comes from the coding sequence ATGAATTCTAATGTTGCACTATCAATAGTTGTTCCTATCTATAACGAAGAAGAAAGTCTTCCTTTTTTGATTAATCAGTTATTAGAAGTTTTACAGCCTATGGAGGAAACTTTTGAAATAGTTTTAGTTAATGATGGTTCGTCAGATAATAGTGCAGAGGTAATTAGGAAACTAAGCTTTGAGCTGCCAGAATTAGTTGGAGTTCTTCTACGTAAAAACTATGGACAGACAGCTGCGATGGCAGCAGGATTTGATATTTCTTCTGGAGAGATAGTTGTCACACTTGATGGTGATTTACAAAATGATCCTGCAGATATTCCTTTATTAGTTAACAAGATTAGGGATGGATTTGATCTTGTAAGTGGATGGAGATATCGAAGGCAAGATGCTGCGATCAGTAGAAAGCTTCCATCAAAAATTGCTAACCGATTGATTGGGAAGGTTACTGGTGTGCGCCTTAATGATTATGGATGTTCTTTAAAGGCTTATAAGAAAGAAGTACTGACAGATATGAGATTATATGGAGAATTACATAGATTCTTGCCTGTTCTTGCAAATATTGAAGGAGCTAGAATTACGGAAGTTAAAGTAAATCATAGAGCCCGTCAATTTGGATCTAGTAAGTATGGAATAGATAGAACTTTTAGAGTTTTAATGGACTTGTTGACTGTTTGGTTTATGAATAGATTCTTAACTAGACCTATGTATGTTTTTGGCTTTGGTGGAATTCTTGCAATTATTGGGAGCTTCATAACAAGCTTTTACCTATTAACAATCAAACTTTTAGGAGAAGATATAGGCAGTAGACCTTTACTTATATTTGCTTTACTTCTTGCAGTGACTGGAGTTCAACTTTTTGGGTTTGGATTGCTTGGAGAGCTGCAAATCCGTACTTATCATGAAAGTCAAAATAGACCAATTTATCGCATTAGAGATACATTTCGAGGTGGACGAGAAGCTTGA
- the cobJ gene encoding precorrin-3B C(17)-methyltransferase — protein MPLLERLQASKHVDQIFISNGSSLSLEKKIEGLVESSPIDFLKDYWQNNNKLIFLGSIGAVVRLISPFVRSKENDPAILVMDSKAKNVITLLGGHKQGGDRFASELAAALEAEVICTSDSFTERRIPLDCFGEGWGWKRGGENVDWRKLMISQSKEQKNIVFQGKGSKLWQKLKGCSNFSFLEKNDPISCKNIDLYIGHENKNICSWHPPTIIIGIGCERNTDEIVIQRAIDKSLNQNGLSILSISGLATIDKKNDEIGLLNLSKKNEWPIYFFSALELSQVNVPTPSNVVLNEMGTASVAEAAAILLGGQSGRLIQEKQIYYSNEDECGAVTIALVELSIPFAPHKGELHLIGSGPGDLEMLTSDSRRALTRCSAWIGYTPYLNYLDSIRRPDQVRIDSELTFEKDRCQYALDLAKEGVKVALISSGDSGIYGMAGLALELWLHEKIDSRPLFQVHPGISSFQMAAAKLGAPFMHDFCSISLSDLLTPWDQIERRIKSAAIGDFVIAIFNPKSKKRDWQLKKTVDLLIEFRKPCTPVAIARELGRPDESIEIHTLETLPFDQVDMLSILVIGNSQSVIKNNRFLTPRGYFSN, from the coding sequence TTGCCTTTGCTTGAGAGATTACAAGCAAGCAAACATGTAGATCAAATTTTTATATCTAATGGTTCATCTCTTTCTTTAGAAAAAAAAATTGAAGGTTTAGTTGAATCCTCACCAATTGATTTTTTAAAAGATTATTGGCAGAACAATAATAAATTAATTTTTTTAGGTTCAATCGGCGCTGTAGTCAGACTCATATCTCCTTTTGTTAGATCTAAAGAAAATGATCCAGCAATACTAGTAATGGATTCAAAAGCTAAAAATGTTATTACTCTTTTAGGAGGCCATAAGCAAGGAGGAGATCGATTTGCTAGTGAATTAGCAGCTGCTTTAGAAGCAGAAGTGATTTGCACCTCAGATTCATTTACAGAAAGAAGAATCCCTTTGGATTGTTTTGGTGAAGGATGGGGTTGGAAAAGAGGAGGAGAGAATGTCGATTGGCGAAAGTTAATGATTAGTCAGTCTAAAGAACAAAAAAATATTGTTTTTCAAGGCAAAGGATCAAAATTGTGGCAGAAATTAAAGGGTTGTTCCAATTTCTCTTTTTTAGAGAAAAATGATCCAATATCTTGTAAAAATATCGACTTATATATAGGTCATGAAAATAAGAACATATGTTCATGGCATCCACCGACAATAATCATTGGAATTGGCTGTGAGAGAAATACAGATGAAATTGTCATTCAAAGAGCAATTGATAAGTCTTTGAATCAAAATGGCTTATCAATTCTTTCAATCTCAGGTTTAGCAACGATTGATAAAAAAAATGATGAAATAGGATTATTGAATTTGTCAAAAAAAAATGAATGGCCAATTTATTTTTTTAGTGCCCTTGAACTTTCACAAGTCAACGTGCCAACTCCTTCAAATGTAGTTTTGAATGAAATGGGAACTGCCTCAGTCGCTGAAGCTGCGGCAATTTTGTTAGGAGGTCAGTCTGGAAGATTAATACAAGAAAAACAAATCTATTATTCCAACGAGGATGAGTGTGGTGCCGTAACAATTGCATTGGTCGAGTTATCAATTCCCTTTGCACCTCATAAAGGAGAATTGCATTTAATTGGTAGTGGACCTGGAGACTTGGAAATGCTTACCTCTGACTCACGTCGAGCTTTAACTAGATGCTCTGCTTGGATCGGTTATACCCCTTACTTAAATTATTTGGATTCAATTCGCCGTCCTGATCAGGTTCGTATTGATTCTGAATTAACTTTTGAAAAAGATCGATGTCAATACGCTCTTGATCTTGCAAAAGAGGGAGTAAAAGTTGCGCTTATTTCATCTGGCGACAGTGGAATTTATGGAATGGCAGGCTTGGCTCTTGAACTTTGGCTACATGAAAAGATTGATTCAAGGCCTTTATTTCAAGTGCATCCAGGCATTAGCTCCTTTCAGATGGCTGCTGCAAAACTAGGTGCTCCTTTTATGCATGATTTTTGTTCTATCTCCTTAAGTGATCTTTTGACTCCGTGGGATCAAATTGAAAGGAGAATTAAAAGTGCAGCGATAGGTGACTTTGTTATTGCAATATTTAATCCAAAATCAAAAAAACGTGATTGGCAGTTAAAAAAGACTGTTGATTTGCTAATCGAATTTCGCAAACCCTGCACACCTGTTGCTATCGCTAGAGAGCTTGGGAGGCCAGATGAAAGTATTGAAATTCATACACTCGAAACCTTGCCATTTGATCAGGTCGATATGCTTTCTATTTTGGTTATTGGTAATAGTCAGAGTGTTATTAAAAACAATAGATTTTTAACGCCTAGAGGCTATTTCTCTAATTAA
- a CDS encoding photosystem I reaction center subunit VIII, with product MTSELASSLLPAILIPLVGIMGPAVFIVLIGRYITATE from the coding sequence ATGACTAGTGAACTAGCTTCAAGTTTGCTTCCCGCTATTCTGATTCCTTTGGTTGGAATAATGGGTCCAGCCGTTTTCATCGTTTTAATTGGTAGGTACATAACTGCTACTGAGTAA
- a CDS encoding YciI family protein: MPIFIKTEKFKEQTLELSNIERKKFILLHKEWVNNISKSGHYIHSGYLINEKKMPGGGGLLILEAKDYLTAKKIIENDPMIKNNLVIWDLQEWISINGSQPKF, encoded by the coding sequence ATGCCTATATTTATTAAGACAGAGAAGTTTAAAGAGCAAACCTTAGAATTATCTAATATTGAAAGGAAAAAATTCATATTACTGCATAAAGAATGGGTTAATAATATTAGTAAATCCGGCCATTACATCCATAGCGGATATTTAATAAATGAAAAAAAGATGCCGGGTGGTGGAGGTTTATTAATTCTTGAAGCGAAGGATTATTTAACAGCAAAAAAGATCATAGAAAATGATCCCATGATTAAAAATAATTTAGTTATCTGGGATCTTCAAGAATGGATATCTATTAATGGAAGTCAACCAAAGTTTTGA